From a single Nicotiana tomentosiformis chromosome 2, ASM39032v3, whole genome shotgun sequence genomic region:
- the LOC104089172 gene encoding DNA-damage-repair/toleration protein DRT111, chloroplastic: MLGGLYGDLPPPSSSGDDDKPSNSTSANVWSSSTKMAPPALRKTFAPPQTLLRPQPKPKPQPSLSAAPKPIPLDENTNPNPTLSATSSFQPALVAVTSSVLEEYDPARPNDYEEYRREKKRKQMEAEVRRELEERERREMEREREEKEKREKERELNISGEEAWRRRAAMSGGGGGSSAPPPRSTSPPPGNEFSIGRSESGGLGLGAEGKMTAAQRMMAKMGWKEGQGLGKLEQGITTPLMAKKTDKRGGVIVASEAKQQQQQQQQPEKKVKSVNFNMPPTRVVLLKNMVGPGEVDDDLEGEVAEECTKFGTVTRVLIFEITEANFPHEEAVRIFVQFERAEQATKALIELEGRFFGGRIVRACFYDEGRFSNNELAPMPGEIPGF, encoded by the exons ATGCTCGGCGGCTTGTACGGTGATCTTCCACCGCCGTCGTCCTCCGGCGACGACGACAAACCCAGCAACAGCACCAGCGCTAATGTATGGTCTAGCAGCACTAAGATGGCCCCGCCAGCTCTCCGCAAAACCTTCGCCCCACCCCAAACCCTTCTCCGACCTCAGCCCAAACCCAAACCCCAGCCTTCATTATCAGCAGCTCCTAAGCCCATCCCCCTCGACGAGAACACCAACCCTAACCCCACACTCTCCGCAACGTCGTCGTTTCAACCTGCCCTAGTGGCTGTTACAAGCTCCGTATTAGAAGAATACGATCCAGCCCGGCCCAACGATTACGAAGAGTATCGGAGGGAGAAGAAGAGGAAGCAAATGGAGGCTGAAGTGAGGAGGGAGTTAGAAGAGAGGGAGAGGAGGGAGATGGAGAGGGAGAGGGAGGAGAAGgagaagagagagaaagagagagaattgAACATTTCAGGGGAGGAGGCGTGGCGGCGTAGGGCGGCAATGAGTGGTGGTGGAGGAGGCAGTAGTGCTCCTCCGCCACGGTCGACTTCGCCGCCACCGGGGAATGAGTTTAGTATAGGGAGATCAGAGAGTGGGGGTTTGGGATTGGGTGCTGAGGGAAAAATGACAGCTGCACAAAGGATGATGGCTAAGATGGGTTGGAAGGAAGGTCAGGGACTTGGGAAGCTAGAACAGGGTATTACAACTCCATTGATGGCTAAAAAGACGGATAAGAGAGGTGGAGTTATAGTGGCTAGTGAAGcaaagcagcaacaacaacaacaacagcaacctGAAAAGAAGGTGAAGAGTGTGAATTTTAATATGCCTCCAACAAGGGTTGTACTGCTCAAGAATATG GTTGGTCCTGGCGAGGTTGATGATGACCTAGAAGGTGAGGTGGCTGAAGAGTGCACTAAATTTGGTACCGTAACTCGTGTCTTAATATTTGAGATAACAGAGGCAAATTTCCCTCATGAGGAAGCCGTTCGGATATTCGTTCAATTTGAGAGAGCAGAACAAGCAACTAAAGCCCTTATCGAACTTGAAGGTCGATTTTTTGGTGGTAGGATTGTTCGTGCCTGCTTCTATGATGAGGGGAGGTTCAGCAATAATGAGTTAGCTCCCATGCCAGGAGAAATTCCTGGCTTTTGA